The following proteins come from a genomic window of Streptomyces liliiviolaceus:
- a CDS encoding MBL fold metallo-hydrolase, with the protein MTTARIEHLVTSGTFSLDGGTWDVDNNVWIVGDDTEAVVIDAAHDADAIAEALGDRTLRAIVCTHAHNDHIDAAPALAARTGAPILLHPDDLPLWKQTHPDRLPDGELSDGEKLAVAGVELTVLHTPGHAPGAVCLYAPELDTVFTGDTLFQGGPGATGRSFSHFPTIVESIRTRLLDLPAGTVVRTGHGDTTTVGAEAPNLQEWIDRGH; encoded by the coding sequence GTGACCACCGCACGCATCGAGCACCTGGTCACGTCGGGCACGTTCAGCCTGGACGGCGGCACCTGGGACGTCGACAACAACGTATGGATCGTGGGCGACGACACCGAGGCGGTCGTCATCGACGCGGCGCACGACGCGGACGCGATCGCCGAGGCACTGGGCGACCGCACCCTGCGCGCGATCGTCTGCACCCACGCGCACAACGACCACATCGACGCGGCCCCGGCCCTGGCGGCCCGCACCGGCGCACCGATCCTGCTCCACCCGGACGATCTCCCGCTCTGGAAGCAGACGCACCCGGACCGCCTCCCGGACGGCGAGCTGTCCGACGGCGAGAAGCTGGCCGTGGCGGGCGTGGAGCTGACCGTCCTGCACACACCGGGTCACGCGCCGGGGGCCGTGTGCCTGTACGCCCCGGAGCTGGACACCGTCTTCACCGGCGACACCCTCTTCCAGGGCGGTCCGGGCGCGACGGGCCGGTCCTTCTCCCACTTCCCGACGATCGTGGAGTCGATCAGGACCCGCCTGCTCGACCTGCCCGCCGGGACGGTGGTCCGCACCGGCCACGGCGACACGACGACGGTCGGCGCCGAGGCCCCGAACCTCCAGGAGTGGATCGACAGGGGGCACTGA
- a CDS encoding S-(hydroxymethyl)mycothiol dehydrogenase, producing the protein MAAQQVRGVIAPGKNEPVQIRTIIVPDPGPGEAVVKIQACGVCHTDLHYKQGGISDDYPFLLGHEAAGVVESVGEGVTDVAPGDFVVLNWRAVCGQCRACLRGRPWYCFDTHNAKQKMTLEDGTELSPALGIGAFAEKTLVAAGQCTKVDPSVSPAVAGLLGCGVMAGIGAAINTGNVGRGDSVAVIGCGGVGDAAIAGANLAGAAKIIAVDIDDRKLEKARTMGATHTVNSKETDAVEAIRELTGGFGADVVIEAVGRPETYKQAFYARDLAGTVVLVGVPTPEMKLELPLLDVFGRGGSLKSSWYGDCLPSRDFPMLIDLHQQGRLDLAAFVTETIALDEVEQAFDRMHQGDVLRSVVEL; encoded by the coding sequence ATGGCCGCCCAGCAGGTACGCGGTGTCATCGCCCCCGGCAAGAACGAGCCGGTGCAGATCCGGACGATCATCGTCCCCGACCCGGGTCCCGGCGAGGCCGTGGTGAAGATCCAGGCCTGCGGGGTCTGCCACACCGACCTGCACTACAAGCAGGGCGGCATCAGCGACGACTACCCCTTCCTCCTCGGCCACGAGGCGGCGGGCGTCGTCGAGTCCGTCGGCGAGGGCGTCACCGACGTGGCCCCCGGCGACTTCGTGGTCCTCAACTGGCGAGCGGTCTGCGGCCAGTGCCGCGCCTGTCTCCGCGGCCGCCCCTGGTACTGCTTCGACACGCACAACGCCAAGCAGAAGATGACCCTGGAGGACGGCACCGAGCTCTCCCCCGCCCTGGGCATCGGCGCCTTCGCCGAGAAGACCCTCGTCGCGGCCGGCCAGTGCACCAAGGTCGACCCGTCCGTGTCCCCGGCGGTCGCCGGCCTGCTCGGCTGCGGCGTGATGGCCGGCATCGGAGCGGCCATCAACACCGGCAACGTGGGCCGCGGCGACTCCGTCGCCGTCATCGGCTGCGGCGGCGTCGGCGACGCGGCGATCGCCGGGGCGAACCTCGCGGGCGCCGCGAAGATCATCGCCGTCGACATCGACGACCGGAAGCTGGAGAAGGCCCGCACGATGGGCGCCACCCACACCGTCAACTCCAAGGAGACGGACGCCGTGGAGGCGATCCGCGAGCTGACCGGCGGCTTCGGGGCGGACGTCGTCATCGAGGCGGTCGGCCGCCCGGAGACGTACAAGCAGGCGTTCTACGCCCGCGACCTCGCGGGCACGGTGGTCCTGGTCGGCGTCCCCACACCGGAGATGAAGCTCGAACTGCCCCTGCTGGACGTCTTCGGCCGCGGCGGCAGCCTGAAGTCCTCCTGGTACGGCGACTGCCTGCCCTCGCGGGACTTCCCGATGCTGATCGACCTCCATCAGCAGGGCCGCCTGGACCTGGCCGCGTTCGTGACGGAGACCATCGCGCTCGACGAGGTCGAGCAGGCCTTCGACCGCATGCACCAGGGCGACGTCCTGCGATCGGTGGTGGAGCTGTGA
- a CDS encoding (2Fe-2S)-binding protein, whose product MNLDPGLDRLAALEGFFALRTGRPRPRAGRPPLPTLAEVYATPGGTCGCRGDEETDPLTFRVRKVVRLLAAPEVRVGVSVAQQGLAARLWSVALGAAVLYGRVPDLDPRLLHWDADGGAPDDLWLSEVRALPGDAATIRRLVHHGHLEPLSAALRARHPVAAGLLWGNAASALASTARLLDGWAAARGRTDVRDHVRALTAELLDHPDLRDTGNRDGTSFRRRSCCLYYRVPGGGLCGDCCFTQAPRSSLTDPSG is encoded by the coding sequence GTGAATCTCGATCCGGGCCTCGATCGGCTCGCCGCTCTCGAAGGTTTCTTCGCCCTGCGCACGGGACGGCCGCGCCCGCGCGCCGGACGGCCCCCGCTGCCGACGCTCGCCGAGGTCTACGCGACACCGGGCGGCACCTGTGGGTGTCGGGGGGACGAGGAGACCGATCCGCTCACCTTCCGTGTCCGCAAGGTCGTCCGGCTGCTGGCCGCGCCGGAGGTGCGCGTCGGGGTGTCCGTGGCGCAGCAGGGGCTCGCCGCCCGGCTGTGGTCGGTGGCCCTGGGCGCGGCCGTGCTCTACGGACGGGTGCCCGACCTCGATCCCCGCCTGCTGCACTGGGACGCCGACGGCGGCGCCCCCGACGACCTGTGGCTCTCTGAGGTGCGCGCGCTGCCCGGCGACGCGGCGACGATCCGGCGGCTCGTGCACCACGGCCACCTGGAGCCCCTCTCGGCGGCGCTGCGGGCCCGGCACCCGGTGGCCGCGGGGCTGCTGTGGGGCAACGCGGCCTCCGCCCTCGCGAGCACCGCCCGCCTGCTCGACGGCTGGGCCGCCGCCCGAGGCCGTACCGACGTACGCGATCACGTACGCGCGCTCACCGCCGAACTCCTCGACCACCCAGACCTGAGGGACACCGGGAACCGGGACGGAACTTCCTTTCGGCGGCGCAGTTGCTGTCTCTATTACCGGGTACCCGGTGGCGGGTTGTGCGGGGACTGCTGCTTCACGCAGGCACCGCGCTCTTCCCTGACCGACCCATCTGGGTGA
- the glgA gene encoding glycogen synthase, whose amino-acid sequence MRVGLLTREYPPDVYGGAGVHVEFLARELRPLTDLGVHCWGEGAGGGVVRHRPWPVLDGANDALRTFSVDLSMAAALEDRDLVHSHTWYANLAGHLAKLQFGVPHVMTAHSLEPLRPWKAEQLGGGYALSSWAERTAIESADAVIAVSGAMREDILGCYPSLDPAKVHIVHNGIDTSLYRPDHGTDVLERLGIDTARPYVLFVGRITRQKGVPHLLRAVRDIDPAAQVVLCAGAPDTPEIDQEFRVLFEELSRVREGVHWIPQMLPRPEVIQLLTHAAVFVCPSVYEPLGIVNLEAMACGTPVVASRVGGIPEVVEDGETGVLVSVDEDFETGLAQALDSVLGDAGAARRMGEAGRQRAVGEFGWDAVARRTVRLYEEILKQA is encoded by the coding sequence GTGCGAGTGGGACTGCTGACCCGCGAATATCCGCCGGATGTGTACGGCGGGGCGGGAGTCCATGTCGAGTTCCTCGCCCGGGAGCTGAGGCCCCTCACCGACCTGGGCGTGCACTGCTGGGGAGAGGGCGCCGGCGGCGGGGTGGTCCGGCACCGGCCCTGGCCCGTGCTCGACGGCGCCAACGACGCGCTGCGCACCTTCTCCGTGGACCTCTCCATGGCGGCCGCGCTGGAGGACCGCGACCTCGTCCACTCGCACACCTGGTACGCCAACCTCGCCGGCCACCTCGCGAAGCTGCAGTTCGGCGTCCCGCACGTCATGACCGCCCACTCGCTGGAGCCGCTGCGCCCCTGGAAGGCCGAGCAACTGGGCGGCGGTTACGCCCTGTCCAGCTGGGCCGAGCGCACCGCGATCGAGTCGGCCGACGCGGTGATCGCCGTCTCCGGTGCCATGCGCGAGGACATCCTCGGCTGCTATCCGTCCCTGGACCCGGCGAAGGTGCACATCGTGCACAACGGCATCGACACCAGCCTCTACCGCCCCGACCACGGCACGGACGTCCTGGAACGGCTCGGCATCGACACCGCGCGCCCGTACGTGCTGTTCGTGGGCCGCATCACCCGGCAGAAGGGTGTGCCGCATCTGCTGCGCGCGGTGCGCGACATCGACCCCGCCGCACAGGTCGTGCTCTGCGCGGGCGCGCCGGACACCCCCGAGATCGACCAGGAGTTCCGGGTCCTCTTCGAGGAACTGAGCCGGGTCCGCGAGGGCGTGCACTGGATCCCGCAGATGCTGCCCCGCCCCGAGGTCATCCAACTCCTCACCCACGCGGCCGTGTTCGTCTGTCCCTCGGTCTACGAACCGCTCGGCATCGTCAACCTTGAGGCGATGGCCTGCGGAACCCCGGTGGTCGCCTCCCGGGTCGGCGGCATCCCGGAGGTCGTTGAGGACGGTGAAACCGGGGTACTGGTGTCCGTGGACGAGGACTTCGAGACAGGACTCGCGCAGGCGCTGGACTCGGTCCTCGGGGATGCCGGGGCCGCCCGGCGGATGGGCGAGGCCGGACGGCAGCGCGCGGTGGGGGAGTTCGGCTGGGACGCCGTCGCCCGGCGGACGGTCCGGCTCTACGAGGAGATCCTCAAACAGGCGTAG
- a CDS encoding SDR family oxidoreductase, whose product MTVTEDSPAAPAVETAQAPDGSYGPGIDPERLAVCLAVLDELEKIDVDHPDAIRVRRATAGIYRSVKQRRRQERRAAKTAHDKAVTEATATGSAQRIDDETEGVLPSSVTEAGAIAGILQRPRSCYTCKVRYTEVDYFYHQLCQKCAAENRARRDARTDLTGKRALLTGGRAKIGMYIALRLLRDGAHTTITTRFPNDAIRRFKAMPDSDEWIGRLKIVGIDLRDPAQVVALADSVAAAGPLDILINNAAQTVRRSPGAYSELVAAEAGPLPAGELPPAEVIGTFGSGAVSALPVAGGGALTAQDVTDLALVSGSASLERIAAGTAIDAGGLVPDLHDTNSWIQAVEEVTPIELLEVQLCNSTAPFILISRLRGAMAAAEAGRTYIVNVSAMEGVFNRGYKGAGHPHTNMAKAALNMLTRTSAQEMFEKDGILMTAVDTGWITDERPHPDKMRLADAGFHAPLDLVDGAARVYDPIVRGEQGEDLFGVFLKDYAPGKW is encoded by the coding sequence ATGACGGTGACAGAGGACAGCCCGGCGGCACCCGCCGTGGAGACGGCGCAGGCCCCGGACGGTTCGTACGGTCCCGGTATCGACCCCGAGCGGCTGGCCGTCTGCCTCGCCGTGCTCGACGAGCTGGAGAAGATCGACGTCGACCACCCCGACGCGATCCGCGTGCGCCGCGCCACCGCGGGGATCTACCGCTCGGTCAAGCAGCGCCGCCGCCAGGAGCGCCGGGCCGCCAAGACCGCCCACGACAAGGCCGTCACCGAGGCCACCGCCACCGGCTCCGCCCAGCGTATCGACGACGAGACCGAGGGCGTCCTGCCGTCGTCCGTCACCGAGGCCGGCGCCATCGCGGGGATACTTCAGCGCCCGCGCTCCTGCTACACCTGCAAGGTCCGCTACACCGAGGTCGACTACTTCTACCACCAGCTCTGCCAGAAGTGCGCCGCCGAGAACCGCGCCCGCCGTGACGCCCGCACCGACCTCACCGGCAAGCGCGCGCTGCTCACCGGCGGACGCGCCAAGATCGGCATGTACATCGCGCTGCGGCTGCTGCGCGACGGCGCGCACACCACGATCACCACGCGTTTCCCGAACGACGCGATCCGCCGGTTCAAGGCCATGCCCGACAGCGACGAGTGGATCGGCCGGCTGAAGATCGTCGGGATCGACCTGCGCGACCCCGCCCAGGTCGTCGCGCTCGCCGACTCGGTCGCCGCCGCGGGGCCGCTCGACATCCTGATCAACAACGCCGCGCAGACCGTACGGCGCTCGCCGGGCGCCTACAGCGAGCTGGTCGCCGCCGAGGCGGGGCCCTTGCCCGCCGGTGAGCTGCCGCCCGCCGAGGTCATCGGCACGTTCGGCTCCGGGGCCGTGTCCGCGCTCCCCGTGGCCGGGGGCGGCGCGCTGACCGCGCAGGACGTGACCGACCTCGCGCTCGTCTCCGGCTCCGCCTCCCTGGAGCGGATCGCCGCGGGTACGGCCATCGACGCGGGCGGGCTCGTGCCCGATCTGCACGACACCAACAGCTGGATCCAGGCGGTCGAGGAGGTCACGCCGATCGAGCTGCTGGAGGTCCAGCTCTGCAACTCCACCGCGCCCTTCATCCTCATCAGCCGGCTGCGGGGGGCGATGGCGGCGGCCGAGGCCGGGCGGACGTACATCGTGAACGTGTCCGCCATGGAGGGTGTCTTCAACCGCGGTTACAAGGGCGCCGGGCATCCGCACACCAATATGGCCAAGGCCGCGCTCAACATGCTCACGCGCACCAGTGCGCAGGAGATGTTCGAGAAGGACGGCATCCTGATGACCGCCGTCGACACGGGGTGGATCACGGACGAGCGGCCGCATCCGGACAAGATGCGGCTGGCCGACGCGGGGTTCCATGCGCCGCTCGATCTCGTCGACGGGGCGGCGCGGGTGTACGACCCGATCGTGCGGGGGGAGCAGGGGGAGGATCTGTTCGGGGTCTTCTTGAAGGATTACGCGCCGGGTAAGTGGTAA
- a CDS encoding DMT family transporter, giving the protein MSALVLSVVLSLVSAVAYAGGAIVQERVAATTPDRTYAPMRQLAWWAAVGLNALGGLLHVVALAYGPLSLVQPLGALTIVFALPMAAVFVRRRAGAAAWRGAIMATVGLAGILALVGTADSQSLNSAQRVVVALVTGGAVVALMTAARAAHRHPAVRSVLLAIAAGVAFGMSSVFTKTVAVDWTGGVAFGDLPSLAVIGVLATAGMLLSQASYRGAGLAAPLATLTVVNPIVAAAVGITMFGETFRYGETGTMLALGCGVVAAGGLILLTTERISGSERTQPVVPATTPSAAGAASVAAESQETAQGVPQDLSRAAAPETVPSPIEQATALFPPERPAVSASASGSGSAERRISSGVRDKAYTPTGAREESFTVPAVRSEPVAPAARTGHGGVRDHTRPSGTGVPGGREGSPVAAGGMLAAARGAALVPPPGSNGPPPTGDMPADGPDDGVAWPEGLHYGLPCLPLLPAPMVLRSCVKS; this is encoded by the coding sequence ATGAGCGCACTCGTGCTTTCCGTGGTTCTCTCTCTCGTCTCCGCCGTCGCCTACGCGGGCGGGGCCATCGTGCAGGAACGCGTCGCGGCGACCACGCCCGACCGTACGTACGCGCCCATGCGCCAGCTCGCCTGGTGGGCCGCGGTCGGTCTCAACGCACTCGGCGGACTGCTGCACGTCGTGGCGCTGGCCTACGGGCCGCTCAGCCTGGTCCAGCCGCTGGGCGCGCTGACCATCGTGTTCGCGCTGCCTATGGCCGCCGTCTTCGTCCGCCGCAGGGCCGGGGCGGCCGCCTGGCGGGGCGCGATCATGGCGACGGTCGGTCTGGCCGGAATCCTCGCGCTGGTCGGCACCGCCGACTCGCAGTCCCTGAACAGCGCCCAGCGCGTCGTGGTGGCCCTGGTCACCGGCGGTGCGGTGGTGGCGCTGATGACGGCGGCCCGCGCGGCGCACCGGCACCCGGCCGTGCGCAGTGTGCTGCTGGCTATCGCCGCGGGTGTCGCCTTCGGTATGTCGTCGGTGTTCACGAAGACCGTCGCGGTGGACTGGACCGGTGGCGTCGCGTTCGGCGACCTGCCGAGCCTCGCCGTGATCGGCGTGCTGGCGACCGCCGGAATGCTGCTGTCGCAGGCCTCCTACCGGGGCGCCGGGCTCGCGGCCCCGCTGGCCACGCTGACCGTCGTGAACCCGATCGTGGCCGCGGCGGTGGGCATCACGATGTTCGGCGAGACGTTCCGCTACGGCGAGACGGGCACGATGCTCGCCCTCGGCTGCGGGGTCGTCGCCGCGGGCGGTCTGATCCTGCTCACCACGGAGCGGATCAGCGGCTCGGAGCGTACGCAGCCGGTCGTGCCCGCCACGACTCCGTCGGCTGCCGGAGCGGCGTCCGTGGCCGCGGAGTCCCAGGAAACGGCCCAGGGCGTGCCCCAGGACCTGTCCCGGGCCGCGGCTCCGGAGACCGTGCCGAGCCCCATCGAGCAGGCCACCGCGCTTTTTCCTCCCGAGCGGCCCGCGGTCTCCGCCTCAGCGTCCGGTTCCGGCTCCGCCGAGCGGCGGATCTCCTCTGGCGTGCGGGACAAGGCGTATACGCCGACGGGTGCACGAGAAGAATCGTTCACGGTGCCTGCGGTGCGGAGCGAGCCTGTCGCACCGGCCGCGCGCACGGGCCATGGCGGCGTACGTGACCACACGCGCCCGTCCGGGACCGGAGTGCCCGGCGGCCGGGAGGGGTCGCCGGTGGCGGCCGGGGGAATGCTCGCCGCCGCACGCGGGGCGGCCCTGGTGCCGCCGCCCGGGTCCAACGGGCCCCCGCCGACCGGCGACATGCCGGCGGACGGCCCGGACGACGGAGTGGCGTGGCCGGAAGGCCTCCACTACGGCCTTCCGTGCCTGCCCCTGCTGCCCGCCCCGATGGTGCTGCGCTCCTGCGTCAAATCCTGA
- a CDS encoding SDR family oxidoreductase — protein MTSPYGFEGRVAIVTGASRGIGLAVAEAFVAAGARVCVTARDADGLARAVARLGDAVGLAGTVADPAHLRRLTELAMDEYGRIDVVVNNAATNQPYGPLMDADPDRWREAFTVNVEAPLRLTQHAWRAWMREHGGSVVNVCTEGATHVGPRLGAYGTSKAALLHLTQQLAGELAPGVRVNSVSPGLVRTEMARFVWDRPAQEPAADLPLGRMGEPEDIARAVLWLTSDEAQWITGTDLLVDGGTRVRRAHEPTP, from the coding sequence ATGACGTCGCCGTACGGATTCGAGGGCAGGGTCGCCATCGTCACCGGGGCCTCGCGCGGGATCGGGCTGGCCGTAGCCGAGGCGTTCGTGGCGGCGGGCGCGCGGGTGTGCGTCACGGCACGGGACGCCGACGGGCTGGCCCGCGCCGTCGCGCGGCTGGGCGACGCCGTGGGCCTGGCGGGCACGGTCGCCGATCCGGCTCATCTGCGCCGCCTGACCGAGCTGGCGATGGACGAGTACGGCCGTATCGACGTGGTGGTGAACAACGCGGCGACCAACCAGCCCTACGGCCCGCTCATGGACGCCGACCCGGACCGGTGGCGCGAGGCGTTCACGGTCAACGTCGAGGCCCCGTTGCGGCTGACGCAGCACGCGTGGCGGGCCTGGATGCGCGAGCACGGCGGCTCGGTCGTCAACGTCTGCACCGAGGGCGCGACACACGTCGGCCCCCGCCTCGGCGCGTACGGCACGAGCAAAGCGGCCCTGCTCCACCTGACCCAGCAGTTGGCGGGCGAACTGGCTCCCGGGGTCCGGGTCAACTCGGTCTCCCCCGGCCTCGTCCGCACCGAGATGGCCCGCTTCGTCTGGGACCGCCCGGCTCAGGAGCCCGCCGCCGACCTCCCCCTGGGCCGCATGGGCGAACCCGAGGACATAGCCCGGGCAGTCCTGTGGCTGACCTCGGACGAAGCACAGTGGATCACAGGCACGGACCTCCTGGTGGACGGCGGAACAAGAGTCCGCCGAGCCCACGAACCCACCCCGTGA
- the glgC gene encoding glucose-1-phosphate adenylyltransferase: MRRGGPSVLGIVLAGGEGKRLMPLTADRAKPAVTFGGTYRLVDFVLSNLVNADILRICVLTQYKSHSLDRHVTTTWRMSSLLGNYVTPVPAQQRLGPRWYLGSADAILQSLNLVYDEQPEYVAVFGADHVYRMDPRQMLAQHIDSGAGVTVAGIRVPRAESSSFGVITPGTDGQTVERFLEKPTDPPGLRDDPECVFASMGNYIFTTKALIEALQRDAEDANSVHDMGGSILPQLTDRGEARLYDFSDNHVPGETTRDQGYWRDVGTLDAYYDAHMDLIAERPAFNLFNRSWPIYTSSGQLSPARFNAGGIASESIISAGCLIRGQVTRSVLSPGVLVDPGAVVQGSILHDNVHIGRGAVVRGAVLDKNVEVPPGATIGVNPERDRELYTVSKDGVIALGKGQIVP, encoded by the coding sequence ATGCGTCGTGGTGGACCTTCGGTGCTCGGGATCGTGCTGGCGGGCGGGGAAGGCAAACGCCTGATGCCCCTCACCGCGGACCGTGCCAAACCAGCGGTCACGTTCGGAGGCACGTACCGCCTCGTCGACTTCGTGCTGTCGAACCTCGTGAACGCGGACATCCTGCGCATCTGCGTGCTGACGCAGTACAAGTCGCACTCGCTCGACCGGCACGTCACCACGACCTGGCGGATGTCCAGCCTGCTGGGCAACTACGTGACGCCGGTCCCGGCCCAGCAACGCCTCGGCCCGCGCTGGTACCTGGGCAGCGCCGACGCGATCCTGCAGTCCCTGAACCTCGTGTACGACGAACAGCCCGAGTACGTGGCGGTGTTCGGCGCCGATCACGTCTACCGCATGGACCCGCGTCAGATGCTCGCCCAGCACATCGACAGCGGGGCGGGCGTGACCGTGGCCGGTATCCGCGTCCCGCGGGCCGAGTCGTCGTCCTTCGGGGTGATCACCCCGGGCACGGACGGGCAGACGGTGGAGCGCTTCCTGGAGAAGCCCACGGATCCGCCCGGTCTGCGAGACGACCCCGAGTGCGTCTTCGCCTCCATGGGCAACTACATCTTCACCACCAAGGCCCTGATAGAGGCGCTGCAGCGGGACGCCGAGGACGCGAACTCCGTGCACGACATGGGCGGTTCGATCCTCCCCCAGCTCACCGACCGCGGCGAGGCCAGGCTCTACGACTTCAGCGACAACCACGTGCCCGGCGAGACCACCCGCGACCAGGGCTACTGGCGTGACGTGGGCACCCTGGACGCGTACTACGACGCCCATATGGACCTGATCGCCGAGCGGCCCGCCTTCAACCTCTTCAACCGCAGCTGGCCCATCTACACCAGCTCCGGGCAGCTGTCGCCGGCCCGGTTCAACGCGGGCGGCATCGCGAGCGAGTCGATCATCAGCGCGGGCTGCCTCATCCGGGGCCAGGTCACGCGCTCGGTGCTCTCCCCGGGCGTCCTCGTCGACCCGGGAGCCGTCGTCCAGGGGTCGATCCTCCACGACAACGTGCACATCGGACGGGGCGCGGTCGTGCGCGGCGCGGTCCTCGACAAGAACGTGGAGGTACCGCCGGGCGCGACCATCGGCGTCAATCCGGAACGGGACCGGGAGCTCTACACGGTCTCCAAGGACGGCGTGATAGCCCTCGGCAAGGGCCAGATAGTGCCGTAG
- a CDS encoding wax ester/triacylglycerol synthase family O-acyltransferase codes for MNVRPSDSDLLAPLDLAFWNIESREHPMHLGALGIFAAGSPAAGRHAADLLAARAAGVPGLRMRIRDVWQPLGLRQGFDLRRPLAFGGAAREPAPDFEPLDHVRLHAPAADFHAAAGALMQRPLERGRPPWEAHVVPGVDGTSFAVLFKFHHALADGLRALALAAAVLDPMDMPAPRPRPAEPERGLLAGLVPDVTKLPGLVRGALTDVGRALDIGASVARATWDVRSSAALVSQPTGTRRVAGVAVELDEIHTIRKSVGGTVNDVLIAVVAGALRRWLDERGDGSEGVSPRALIPVSRRRPRTAHPQGNRLSGYLIRLPVDDPDPLARLATVRTAMNHNKDAGPNRGAGAVALLADHVPAIGHRLGMPVVGQAARLLFDILVTSVPLPSLGMTLGGCPLTEVYPLAPLARGQALAVAVSTFRGRVHYGLVADAEAVPDLDLLAKSLTVEVAELNAACVS; via the coding sequence TTGAATGTAAGGCCCTCTGACTCCGACCTGCTCGCACCACTCGACCTGGCGTTCTGGAACATCGAATCCCGCGAGCACCCCATGCACCTCGGGGCGCTCGGGATCTTCGCGGCCGGCTCGCCCGCCGCGGGTCGGCACGCGGCCGATCTGCTCGCGGCCCGCGCGGCCGGGGTACCCGGACTGCGCATGCGGATCCGCGACGTCTGGCAGCCGCTCGGCCTCCGGCAGGGCTTCGATCTGCGCCGACCCCTCGCCTTCGGCGGCGCCGCCCGTGAGCCCGCCCCCGACTTCGAGCCGCTCGACCACGTCCGTCTGCACGCCCCCGCCGCCGACTTCCACGCCGCCGCCGGCGCGCTCATGCAGCGGCCCCTGGAACGCGGCAGACCACCGTGGGAGGCCCACGTCGTGCCCGGCGTGGACGGCACCTCCTTCGCCGTGCTGTTCAAGTTCCACCACGCGCTGGCCGACGGGCTGCGGGCCCTGGCGCTCGCGGCGGCCGTCCTCGACCCCATGGACATGCCGGCGCCCCGCCCACGCCCCGCGGAGCCGGAGCGTGGCCTCCTCGCCGGCCTCGTCCCCGATGTGACGAAGCTGCCGGGACTGGTGCGCGGCGCGCTCACCGACGTGGGCCGGGCCCTCGACATCGGCGCCTCCGTCGCCCGCGCCACCTGGGACGTACGCTCCTCGGCCGCCCTGGTCTCGCAGCCCACCGGCACCCGCCGGGTCGCGGGCGTCGCGGTGGAGCTCGACGAGATCCACACGATCCGCAAGAGCGTGGGCGGCACCGTCAACGACGTCCTCATCGCCGTCGTCGCGGGCGCCCTGCGCCGCTGGCTCGACGAGCGCGGCGACGGCAGCGAAGGGGTGTCGCCCCGGGCGCTGATCCCCGTCTCCCGGCGGCGCCCGCGCACCGCGCACCCGCAGGGGAACCGGCTCTCCGGGTACCTGATACGGCTTCCCGTCGACGACCCGGACCCGCTCGCGCGGCTCGCCACCGTGCGGACGGCCATGAACCACAACAAGGACGCGGGCCCCAACCGGGGCGCGGGCGCCGTCGCCCTGCTCGCCGACCACGTCCCGGCGATCGGCCACCGGCTCGGCATGCCCGTCGTCGGCCAGGCGGCCCGGCTGCTCTTCGACATCCTGGTCACCAGCGTGCCGCTGCCCAGCCTCGGCATGACGCTCGGCGGCTGCCCGCTGACCGAGGTGTACCCGCTCGCCCCGCTGGCCCGCGGCCAGGCCCTCGCCGTCGCGGTGTCGACGTTCCGCGGACGCGTCCACTACGGGCTCGTCGCCGACGCGGAGGCCGTCCCGGACCTCGACCTGCTGGCCAAGTCGCTGACCGTGGAAGTGGCGGAACTGAACGCCGCGTGCGTGTCCTGA